The genome window GCCTCGTAGAGGTCGGGATCCAGGGCGATCGAGCCCTCGTAGTCCAGCTCGGTTTCGCTGACGTTGGCGCGGTGGATCTTGCCTGTGACCATCCGGCGCAGAGCCATGGGACGGCCTCCTCGGTAGCGGTGGCGCTCAATGAGGTTTGACCAGGCGAAGTATAGTCCGCTACACTCGGAGTGTCAAGGCGGACCCCGCGGGGTCGAAAAGGAAGGGAAGGCCGATGGAACCTGCCATTACACTGATCACGGGCTGTTCGTCGGGCATCGGCTTGGAGACGGCGCTGCTGGCCGCCCGGCGGGGCCACCGGGTCTACGCCACCATGCGTAACCTGGACAAGCGCGGCCCCCTGCTGGAACGGGCCGCGGCGGAGAAGCTGGAACTCGAGCTGCTGCGGCTGGACGTCACCGAACCGCAGAGCATCCGCGCCGCCGCCGCCGAGCTCGAAGGGCGCGAGGGCCGGCTGACCAATCTGGTCAACAACGCCGGCTTCAGCTACTTCGGCATCCTCGAACACTTCTCCGACGCCGAGATCCGCGACCAGTTCGACACCAACGTTTTCGGGGTCCTGCGGACGACCCGGGCGCTGCTGCCGCTGATGCGTCGCGATAAATCACCCCGGCGGACCCTGGTCAACGTCTCCTCGCTCACCGGTCGCGTCGTCTATCCGCTGATGGGGCTCTACGCGGCGACCAAGTTCGCCGTCATCGCCCTGACCGAAGAGTGGC of Candidatus Coatesbacteria bacterium contains these proteins:
- a CDS encoding SDR family NAD(P)-dependent oxidoreductase → MEPAITLITGCSSGIGLETALLAARRGHRVYATMRNLDKRGPLLERAAAEKLELELLRLDVTEPQSIRAAAAELEGREGRLTNLVNNAGFSYFGILEHFSDAEIRDQFDTNVFGVLRTTRALLPLMRRDKSPRRTLVNVSSLTGRVVYPLMGLYAATKFAVIALTEEWRHELRPFGIRAVSVEPGAIDTNFGRGSLKHPAAYDGASPYRAVVETVEKRFAAMTTAEGGSPVTAARTILRAIEARKPTLHWSCGPKSKLATFALRCAPYSFVEWSMRRDAGLNKKGKTPEND